The Flavipsychrobacter sp. genome contains the following window.
ACTAGTAAGTGGTATAGCCGCTCTATGGGTATATTGGGTAGCTTGTTGCTTATATTCTTAGTATTACATACTTCTGCATTCTGGGCGCCTAACAGGATTTCTCAAATATCAGGTAATGGAGAGTTAGATCTTTTTGAAAAGATGCATATGGCCTTCCAAAATCCTGTTGTAGTTATTATTTACATATTGGGTTGTATTGCATTAGCTTGGCACCTTGTTCATGGATTTTTTAGTGCTTTTCAAACATTAGGCTTAGCTACTAATAAATACAAACAAATAATTAAAACGGTAGGGGTAGGTTTTTCTATCATTATACCGTTCATATTTATAATGATGCCGTTATCATTTTACTTTGGTTGGGTATCCTAAAATATATTAATTAATTATTCTTTTTCTGAATATGGCACTTAATTCAAAAATACCTCAAGGCCCATTAGATGCTAAATGGACTACATATAAATCAACTTGTAAGTTAGTTAACCCTGCAAATAAGCGTAACCTAGAGGTTATTGTTGTGGGAACTGGTCTTGCTGGTGCATCTGCAGCAGCCTCGCTTGGTGAAATGGGGTATAAAGTAAAAGCATTTTGTTTCCAAGATAGTCCTCGTCGTGCACACTCTATTGCGGCACAAGGAGGTATAAATGCAGCAAAGAACTATCAAAATGATGGTGATAGTACTTATCGTCTATTTTATGATACTGTAAAAGGTGGTGATTATAGAGCGAGAGAAGGTAACGTGCATAGATTGGCAGAGGTTAGTGCTAATATTATAGATCAGTGTGTAGCACAAGGTGTTCCTTTTGCTCGTGAGTATGGTGGTTTGCTTAGCAACCGTTCATTTGGTGGTGTACAGGTACAACGTACCTTCTATGCAGCTGGTCAAACTGGACAACAGTTATTGATAGGAGCTTATCAAGGGTTAGAGCGTCAGGTGGCTTTAGGTAATGTGGTTCAATATTCTCGCCATGAGATGTTGGAAGTAGTAAAGGTTGACGGTAAGGCGCGTGGTATTATAGCTCGTAACTTAGTTACTGGTGAGTTAGAACGTCACTTCGGTCATGCGGTGCTATTATGTACTGGTGGTTATGGTAATGTTTTCTATCTATCTACCAATGCAATGGGTAGCAACGTAACTGCTGCTTGGAAGGCACACAAAAAAGGTGCTTATTTCGGAAACCCTTGTTATACACAAATTCACCCAACTTGTATTCCTGTAAGTGGTGACCACCAGTCTAAGTTGACTCTTATGTCAGAGTCTCTAAGAAATGATGGTCGTATATGGGTGCCTAAGAAAAAAGACGATAATCGTAAAGCAAACGATATTCCTGAAGAAGAAAGAGATTACTACTTAGAAAGAAGATATCCTGCATTTGGTAACCTTGTACCACGTGATGTTGCTAGCCGTGCTGCTAAAGAGCGTTGTGATGCTGGTTATGGGGTAGGTACTACTAAGCAAGCCGTATATCTAGATTACTCTTCAGCTATTGAAAGATATGGTAAGAGTGAAGCCAACAAGCTAGGGCTACATAACGCTAGTGCAGATAAAATACAAGAATTAGGTAAAGGTGTAGTAGAAGCCAAGTATGGTAATCTTTTCGAAATGTATGAAAAGATAACAGGTGAAAACCCATACGAGGTACCTATGCGTATTTACCCTGCGGTTCACTACACAATGGGTGGGCTATGGGTAGACTATGAGTTGATGACGACAGTTGAAGGGCTATATGCATTGGGTGAGGCTAACTTTAGCGACCACGGTGCTAACCGCCTTGGTGCATCTGCATTAATGCAAGGTCTTGCTGATGGTTATTTTGTTATTCCTTATACATTAGGTAACTACCTAGCCAACGAAATACGTACCAAAGCTATTTCTACTGACCATGAGGCTTTTGTAGAAGCTGAAAAGTCAGTTAAGGAGCGCATTGATAAATTGTTGAGCATTAAGGGTAAAGAAAGTGTAGAGAGTTTCCACAAACGTTTAGGTAAAATCATGTGGAATAAATGTGGTATGGCCCGTAATGAGAAAGACCTGAAAGAGGCTATAGAAGAAATAAAAGCACTGCGTAAAGAATTCTGGAGCAATGTATTTGTTCCTGGTTCTAACGATGAGTTTAATCCGGAATTGGATAAAGCAGGCCGTGTTGCTGATTTCCTAGAGCTAGGTGAACTAATGTGCCAAGATGCTTTGAACAGAAATGAAAGTTGTGGAGGTCATTTCCGTGAAGAATATCAAACAGAAGAAGGTGAGGCACTACGTCGCGATGAGGAATATATGTATGTAGCCGCATGGGAGTATAAAGGAGAGAGCAATTTTGAGTTACATAAAGAGTCTTTAGACTATGAAGTTGTGAAGCCGACTCAACGTAGTTATAAGTAATTAAGTTATTAACAGGATAAAAAGTTCTAGATAATATGGAACATTACAATATGAATTTGACGTTGAAAGTATGGCGTCAAAGAAACAACAAAGAGAAAGGTAGTTTCGAAACACATCAGGTTAAGGATATTTCTTCTGAGATGTCTTTCTTAGAGATGTTTGATGTATTGAATGAACAATTAGTTTCTGAAGGTAAAGAACCTATCGCTTTCGACCACGATTGTCGTGAGGGTATATGTGGTATGTGTAGTATGCATATCAATGGCCGTGCACATGGTCCTTGGTCTAAAAATACTACTTGTCAGCTGCACATGAGAGAGTATAAGGATGGTGATACCATTGTTGTTGAGCCTTTCCGTGCTGATGGCTTTCCTGTAATTAAGGACTTGGTAGTTGACCGTACAGGGCTTGACCGTATTATACAAGCAGGAGGTTATATCTCAGTTAATACAGGTAATGCTGTTGATGCCAATGCATTGCCTATAGAAAAACATATGGCGGATGAAGCATTTGCTTCTGCGGCATGTATTGGTTGTGGTGCTTGTGTGGCAGCATGTCCTAATGCTTCGGCAATGCTTTTCACTTCAGCAAAAGTATCTCATTTGGCTATGTTGCCGCAAGGAGATCCGGAGCGTAAAAACCGTGTTGTGGATATGGTACAACAAATGGATAAAGAAGGCTTTGGTGGCTGTACTAATATTGGCGCATGTGAGGCTGAATGCCCTAAGGGTATTTCAATAGAGAACATAGCAAGATTAAATAGAGAATATATATCTGCTATGCTCGACGGTGGTGCTGAAAATTCACTTAGATAATAATTATAAAATAATACAATTGAAGGCTGCCTATTCAGGCAGCCTTTTGTTATTTTGCTATTATGTTGATGAGATTACGTTTAGTTATTTATTGTTTACTGCTTTCAATGCCTTTGATGGCACAGCAAGACTCCATTGTAGAGCGACAAAGTAGTGGTTTACGTGTTAGCCTTCTTACATGTGGCCCTGGTTTTGGAGAGGTTTGGGAAGTGTTTGGTCATGCTGCAATACGTGTCATTGACAGCACTCATGGTATTGATTACGTGTATAACTATGGTACATTTAATTTCGGACCTGATTTTATACCTCAATTTGTAAGAGGAAAGTTGCTTTACTACGTTAACATTAATACCTATCAAGGTTTTATACAGGAGTATGTATATGCAAACAGGAGTGTGGAAGAGCAAGTGCTTAATATTGGTGATAATGATAAAGAGGAGATCTACGCTTATTTAAACTGGAATGCAAGAGAGGAGAATAAGTACTATAAGTATGATTTCTTTTTTGATAATTGCGCCACAAGGTTAAGAGATGTCTTTGAAGAGTCCTTAGGGAATAGTTTTGAATGGGGGAATGCGTTGCCAGATGGTCAGCAAATGAGCTATAGAGATATAATGAACCAATATTTTTATAGTAAGCATTGGGAACGTTTTGGTGTTAACCTGCTATTGGGTAGTCCTACAGATAGTATTATGACTAATAGGGGGATTATGTATCTGCCAGATTATTTGAGAAATGCTCTTGCTGGAGCAAGAGTACATGGTGAAAAAATAACTTCTAAGACAGAGTTGGTTTTGAAGGGTGGTGGAATGGAGCCTGTGGGAGTGAACTGGCCATTTATATTAGTAATAGGGTTACTATCCTTAACAATGCTAGGCCTGTCTATAGGTTCAATGTCTACCTTAGGAAATATTATGAGCTTTTTATTATTGTTTGTTTCAGGTGCATTGGGTTGCATCATGTTGTTGATGTGGTTGGCAACAGATCATCAGGCTTGTCAGTATAACTATAATATACTTTGGGCACTACCAACTAACTTGTTGTTAGCATTTCAAACTAAAAGAGGTAAAAACAAGTATGCGTATCTAGCGATTGGGTTGTTAATAATGTCACTATTATTACATGTGGTAGGTATACAGAAGATGGCATTATTGGAATTTTCTCCGCTTCTTTTAAGCTTGGTGTTTATATACGGTTCTATCATTAGGAAAAATAGAAAATAATATTGTCTAGAAGTCTAATCAAGATATCTTCCAAGTATTGTAATAACCTAGCATATTATAAGCAAGGTAAGGGGCAAGCTGTGCTTTTTATACATGGTTTTCCTGAAGATGCAAGTATATGGTTTGGTGTTATGGATAAGTTAGAAGATAAATACACCTTATTAGCTATTGACTTACCTGGTGTAGGAAATAGCATTGCAGCTTTAGGTGAGCTTAGTATGGAATCTATGGCAACGTGTATTTATGATGTTTTAGCCAATGAAGATGTGGAAACAGCGGTTATTGTAGGCCATTCTATGGGAGGATATGTAGCATTAGCTTTTGCTGAGTTTTTTGAGGATAGATTGCAAGGGATGTCAATGGTTCATTCTACGGCGTCGCAAGACACAGGAGAAAAGCTAAGTAATAGGAAAAAGGCTATTGCGATCATTGAAAAAGGAGGTAAAGAGATATTTGTGAAGCAAATGGTGGTAAACTTATTCTCTAAGGTCTTTGTTGTAAATAATGAGGCGTTGATAAATGCGCAAATTGATAAGGCATTAAACATAAAAGCAGAGAGTTTGATAGCTTTTTACAATGCCATGATAAAACGCTCAGATAGGTCGGATATATTGCTGAATAAAGCTTTCCCGATACAATGGGTTATGGGTGTGGACGATATGGTAACACCGTCAAAAAACACGATGCAACATTGTATCTCTGCAAACGTTAACTTTGTAAGCCTATACCAAGACTGCGCGCACATGTGCATGGTGGAAAAGGAAGACGAACTATATAAAGACCTATCTGCTTTTTTAGAGTATTGTTACCAATAATTATTATTTCATGAGGTTGAAGGGGTTACTATTATTATTATTTGTTACGCTAGGTGTTACGCATTTAGCCTCAGCAAGTCATATGGTAGGAGCCGATTTTACTTATGAGTGTTTGGGTAACAATAGGTATAGGATCAATTTAGTTATTTATCAAGATTGTCTTAGAGGACAAGCTAATGCTATAGCAGAAGATGTACCAGCCTATATAGGCATTTTCGACTTAAGTGGTAATATTGCTAACAGTGGAATTGATAGTATAGGGCAGAATGATTTGACCGGTAGAGTAGAAGCAGTTTTAGTACCGCCAAATTTTAAGAACTCGTGTATTAATAATCCTCCTCCGATTTGCTTGCGTAAGGTGACCTTTTCTAAAGTATACACTTTAGCACCTAGTGCAGAAGGGTACAGGATTGTCTACGTAAGGTGTTGTAGAAATGCTTCAATATTGAATATCAACTCACCCAATAGTACAGGAGGTACCTACTTTTGTACCATTCCTCCCTTTGATGAAGCTCCTTGTAACAGTAGTGCTGTATTTAAAAACTTTCCTCCTCAAATAATTTGTATCAATAATCCATTAGTATACGATCATTCGGCTACAGATACTGATGGAGACTCCTTGTCATATGAGTTTTGTGATACTTACCCTGGCGGTGCATTAAGAGATGCAAAACCCTTGCCAAGTCCTTTCTTGCCTTCTCCTATAAGTTTTGCACCAGGTTATACGGCAGGTTTCTCAGCTACCAGACCTATGGGAGGGAATCCTGTAGTGCAGATTAACCCAGTAACAGGCATGATTACTGGTACTCCAAATGTTCAAGGTAGGTTTATAGTTACCGTTTGTTGTCACGAATGGAGGAACGGGGTAAGGATAAATACAACAAGAAGGGAATTTCAGTTTGAAGTAACAAATTGCTCAAAAGCTGTTGTAGCGGATATACCCCAATTATCCGATGAAATAAATACTT
Protein-coding sequences here:
- a CDS encoding succinate dehydrogenase/fumarate reductase iron-sulfur subunit is translated as MEHYNMNLTLKVWRQRNNKEKGSFETHQVKDISSEMSFLEMFDVLNEQLVSEGKEPIAFDHDCREGICGMCSMHINGRAHGPWSKNTTCQLHMREYKDGDTIVVEPFRADGFPVIKDLVVDRTGLDRIIQAGGYISVNTGNAVDANALPIEKHMADEAFASAACIGCGACVAACPNASAMLFTSAKVSHLAMLPQGDPERKNRVVDMVQQMDKEGFGGCTNIGACEAECPKGISIENIARLNREYISAMLDGGAENSLR
- a CDS encoding fumarate reductase/succinate dehydrogenase flavoprotein subunit, with the protein product MALNSKIPQGPLDAKWTTYKSTCKLVNPANKRNLEVIVVGTGLAGASAAASLGEMGYKVKAFCFQDSPRRAHSIAAQGGINAAKNYQNDGDSTYRLFYDTVKGGDYRAREGNVHRLAEVSANIIDQCVAQGVPFAREYGGLLSNRSFGGVQVQRTFYAAGQTGQQLLIGAYQGLERQVALGNVVQYSRHEMLEVVKVDGKARGIIARNLVTGELERHFGHAVLLCTGGYGNVFYLSTNAMGSNVTAAWKAHKKGAYFGNPCYTQIHPTCIPVSGDHQSKLTLMSESLRNDGRIWVPKKKDDNRKANDIPEEERDYYLERRYPAFGNLVPRDVASRAAKERCDAGYGVGTTKQAVYLDYSSAIERYGKSEANKLGLHNASADKIQELGKGVVEAKYGNLFEMYEKITGENPYEVPMRIYPAVHYTMGGLWVDYELMTTVEGLYALGEANFSDHGANRLGASALMQGLADGYFVIPYTLGNYLANEIRTKAISTDHEAFVEAEKSVKERIDKLLSIKGKESVESFHKRLGKIMWNKCGMARNEKDLKEAIEEIKALRKEFWSNVFVPGSNDEFNPELDKAGRVADFLELGELMCQDALNRNESCGGHFREEYQTEEGEALRRDEEYMYVAAWEYKGESNFELHKESLDYEVVKPTQRSYK
- a CDS encoding alpha/beta hydrolase, which translates into the protein MSRSLIKISSKYCNNLAYYKQGKGQAVLFIHGFPEDASIWFGVMDKLEDKYTLLAIDLPGVGNSIAALGELSMESMATCIYDVLANEDVETAVIVGHSMGGYVALAFAEFFEDRLQGMSMVHSTASQDTGEKLSNRKKAIAIIEKGGKEIFVKQMVVNLFSKVFVVNNEALINAQIDKALNIKAESLIAFYNAMIKRSDRSDILLNKAFPIQWVMGVDDMVTPSKNTMQHCISANVNFVSLYQDCAHMCMVEKEDELYKDLSAFLEYCYQ
- a CDS encoding DUF4105 domain-containing protein; this encodes MRLRLVIYCLLLSMPLMAQQDSIVERQSSGLRVSLLTCGPGFGEVWEVFGHAAIRVIDSTHGIDYVYNYGTFNFGPDFIPQFVRGKLLYYVNINTYQGFIQEYVYANRSVEEQVLNIGDNDKEEIYAYLNWNAREENKYYKYDFFFDNCATRLRDVFEESLGNSFEWGNALPDGQQMSYRDIMNQYFYSKHWERFGVNLLLGSPTDSIMTNRGIMYLPDYLRNALAGARVHGEKITSKTELVLKGGGMEPVGVNWPFILVIGLLSLTMLGLSIGSMSTLGNIMSFLLLFVSGALGCIMLLMWLATDHQACQYNYNILWALPTNLLLAFQTKRGKNKYAYLAIGLLIMSLLLHVVGIQKMALLEFSPLLLSLVFIYGSIIRKNRK
- a CDS encoding succinate dehydrogenase cytochrome b subunit, producing the protein MSWSNYFSTSVGKKIQMALTGLFLVVFLVVHCYINSLIWVSKEAFEEAAHFMGTNMIIHIAEVGLFGFLILHIVQGLQLWMKNRKKRSSRYAVSAGNATSKWYSRSMGILGSLLLIFLVLHTSAFWAPNRISQISGNGELDLFEKMHMAFQNPVVVIIYILGCIALAWHLVHGFFSAFQTLGLATNKYKQIIKTVGVGFSIIIPFIFIMMPLSFYFGWVS